In a genomic window of Deinococcus roseus:
- a CDS encoding 2-phosphosulfolactate phosphatase, which yields MRLKVDLLPRGSYPDVVVLVDVLRGTTNAPILLEAGAKHVYLTPSLKTARQYAQDHNLLLVGERDGMPLEGSNYPASPAELRNRTLDRDVMYMAQSTPQALRNLSEAKHVLLGSFYNARAVVKKAVELAAEEIAIVCTGQDGNETLEDTVCAGFLARRIEKLREVQLLDAARMAMALVRAFPDVQEALLQSSTGQQLQKLRLYEDIAVSSLISQTDRVPKLLDVKLSEDTPVYRFK from the coding sequence ATGCGCCTGAAAGTTGATTTGCTGCCCAGAGGCTCCTACCCGGATGTGGTGGTGCTGGTGGATGTCCTCAGGGGAACCACCAATGCGCCCATTCTGCTGGAAGCAGGAGCAAAACACGTTTACCTGACACCCAGCCTGAAAACCGCCCGCCAGTACGCACAGGACCACAACCTGCTGCTGGTGGGAGAGCGGGACGGTATGCCCCTGGAGGGCAGCAATTACCCGGCCAGTCCTGCCGAACTGCGCAACCGGACCCTGGACCGGGACGTGATGTACATGGCCCAGAGCACCCCCCAGGCCCTGCGCAACCTCAGTGAAGCAAAACATGTGCTGCTGGGCAGCTTTTACAATGCCCGCGCAGTGGTCAAAAAGGCCGTGGAGCTCGCCGCCGAGGAAATCGCTATCGTCTGCACCGGACAGGACGGCAACGAAACGCTGGAGGACACTGTGTGCGCAGGTTTTCTGGCCCGCCGCATTGAAAAATTGAGAGAAGTGCAGCTGCTGGACGCGGCCCGCATGGCCATGGCCCTGGTTCGGGCTTTTCCGGATGTGCAGGAAGCGTTGCTGCAATCCTCCACCGGACAGCAGTTGCAGAAACTCAGGCTGTACGAAGACATTGCAGTTTCCAGCCTGATTTCGCAAACTGATAGGGTGCCGAAGTTGCTAGATGTCAAACTGTCCGAAGACACCCCCGTTTACAGGTTCAAATGA
- a CDS encoding glycoside hydrolase family 43 protein has product MTSLSPRHSAYFADPFILKHQDRYYAFGTGRSAREGRAFEVLTSADLQHWESLGGALLPVPGFENGDYWAPEVAFSEGKFYMYYSVGHGDKGHHLRVAISATPEGPYEDQNLNLVSGEPFSIDPSPFQDEDGQWYLYYARDFLDGARVGTALVVDRMLSMTELAGHPQVVLRASQDWQIYQRNREMYGQTLDWHTLEGAFTVKRNGKYFCFYSGGAWINDTYGVNYAVADHPLGPWTEPFDHASILNTHLTGLTGPGHNSITVMPDGQDGIVFHAWDEERTRRQLYILPLLWTPEGPRVEGTAVLQGSE; this is encoded by the coding sequence ATGACCTCGCTCAGCCCACGCCATTCCGCTTACTTCGCAGACCCTTTCATCCTGAAACACCAGGACCGCTATTACGCTTTTGGAACCGGACGCAGCGCCAGAGAAGGCCGGGCTTTTGAAGTGCTCACCTCTGCAGACCTGCAACACTGGGAATCTCTGGGCGGTGCCCTCCTGCCCGTCCCCGGCTTTGAAAACGGCGATTACTGGGCACCCGAAGTTGCTTTCTCAGAGGGCAAGTTCTACATGTATTACAGTGTCGGGCATGGGGACAAAGGGCACCACCTGCGGGTCGCCATTTCCGCCACTCCAGAAGGCCCTTACGAGGACCAGAACCTGAACCTCGTTTCAGGTGAACCTTTCTCCATCGACCCCAGCCCATTTCAGGACGAGGATGGCCAGTGGTACCTGTATTACGCCAGAGACTTCCTGGATGGTGCACGGGTGGGCACAGCACTGGTGGTGGACCGCATGCTCAGCATGACCGAGCTGGCAGGACACCCACAGGTGGTGCTGCGGGCCTCCCAGGACTGGCAGATTTACCAGAGAAACCGGGAAATGTACGGTCAGACCCTGGACTGGCACACCCTGGAAGGGGCTTTTACCGTCAAGAGGAACGGCAAATACTTCTGCTTCTATTCGGGTGGAGCCTGGATCAACGACACCTACGGGGTCAATTACGCTGTGGCAGACCATCCCCTGGGTCCCTGGACCGAACCTTTTGACCATGCCAGCATCCTCAACACCCACCTGACTGGACTGACTGGCCCTGGTCACAACTCCATCACGGTCATGCCAGACGGACAGGACGGAATTGTGTTCCACGCCTGGGATGAAGAACGCACCCGCAGGCAACTCTACATTCTCCCCCTCCTGTGGACGCCAGAGGGTCCCAGAGTGGAAGGGACGGCGGTGTTGCAAGGCAGCGAATAA